The Raphanus sativus cultivar WK10039 unplaced genomic scaffold, ASM80110v3 Scaffold1197, whole genome shotgun sequence genome has a segment encoding these proteins:
- the LOC108822338 gene encoding 31 kDa ribonucleoprotein, chloroplastic yields MASSIVTSSFKPLAMADSSSSFSTIFPHPSLSTIHPRCSLLTNLPLAFSRVSLSLKAKTNLKKSPFVSFVAQTSDWDGEEGGDVSASVAVEENEPEATFSEGDVGGEGGDFPEPPEEAKLFVGNLAYDVDSQALAMLFEQAGTVEIAEVIYNRETDQSRGFGFVTMSTVEEAETAVEKFNRYDLNGRLLTVNKAAPRGSRPERQPRVYEPAFRVYVGNLPWDVDNGRLEQVFSEHGKVVEARVVYDRETGRSRGFGFVTMSNETELNDAIAALDGQNMEGRAIRVNVAEERPRRGF; encoded by the exons ATGGCTTCATCAATAGTAACCTCAAGCTTCAAGCCTTTAGCCATGGCGgactcttcctcttccttttcCACCATCTTCCCCCACCCTTCACTCTCCACTATCCACCCTCGCTGCTCCCTCCTCACCAACCTCCCGCTCGCTTTCTCCCGCGTCTCCCTATCTCTCAAAGCCAaaaccaacctaaagaagtcGCCTTTCGTCTCCTTCGTCGCTCAGACTTCGGATTGGGACGGGGAAGAAGGTGGGGACGTGAGCGCTTCCGTCGCCGTCGAGGAGAACGAGCCTGAGGCAACGTTCTCGGAGGGAGATGTGGGCGGCGAAGGAGGTGACTTCCCGGAGCCGCCGGAGGAAGCGAAACTCTTCGTCGGAAACTTGGCTTACGATGTTGACAGTCAAGCCTTGGCTATGCTCTTTGAGCAAGCCGGCACTGTTGAAATCGCTGAG GTTATCTACAATAGGGAGACAGACCAGAGTCGTGGGTTTGGTTTCGTGACAATGAGTACCGTGGAAGAAGCTGAGACTGCTGTTGAGAAGTTCAACCGTTAT GATCTGAACGGAAGGCTTCTGACAGTAAACAAGGCAGCACCGAGAGGATCACGTCCAGAACGCCAACCTCGGGTGTATGAACCTGCGTTCAGAGTCTATGTGGGAAACCTACCGTGGGATGTGGACAACGGTCGTCTAGAACAAGTTTTCAGTGAGCATGGTAAAGTTGTGGAAGCTCGTGTGGTTTATGACCGTGAGACAGGTCGCTCACGTGGGTTTGGTTTTGTCACAATGTCTAACGAGACTGAACTTAATGACGCTATCGCTGCTCTTGATGGACAG AACATGGAGGGTAGAGCAATAAGAGTGAACGTAGCGGAGGAGCGTCCGAGGCGTGGATTTTAA
- the LOC130503878 gene encoding protein NBR1 homolog: MDSTTSLVVKVSYGGVLRRFRVPVKANGQLDLDMAALKGKIAALFNLPVDVDFPLTYSDEDADVVALVDDNDLSDVTNQRLKFLKIHVQSNTSSIAPESGGSPTASAMPNSLNPVSKIRKGINDVLTAVPNPTRETVSKVYIDLASKAVSSSPVVGELFDCISKLGKLSGPQEGGLLSPVVIPRCSLSREVPSFGEKKDISQTGKKPADLNEPTCFAVSKTSGPVPISSGLGASFNECPFSGSKVNESSPNPANFKKHARRVCHSKKSSSGDYWTSLGIFHKGIRCDGCGVLPITGPRFKSKVKEDYDLCTICFSVMGNEGDYTRMDKPDSVQHSHPFRGQLTPISNPWVGHVPQPQHGGLHFRCTRPKLDSRFVLDVNVLDGTVFAPTAQFTKVWKMRNNGSLVWPHGTRIVWIGGDKLSSSLSVDLQIPVEGSPIDSELDVKVDFVAPELPGRYISYWRMASSSGAKFGQRVWVLIHVDASLKGSVVNEFQGLNLNVSPDEESTGINVNHEPAQAGSSSVNPGAVEGADQEGEAAGSQIPEKDDLPVGEEVEPADTLTPSSSSSSFNMIEFPNMPAVEALGGGGGSSSTKDIPVDLQKDIEENDMEMAMLKELEEMGFKEMVLNKEVLRENEYNLEQSVDALCGVSEWDPILEELQEMGFCDDVTNKKLLKKNNGSIKGVVMDLLTGEKEA; the protein is encoded by the exons GTGAGCTATGGAGGTGTGCTTAGGCGCTTCAGGGTGCCTGTCAAAGCTAATGGACAGCTTGATCTTGACATGGCTGCTCTCAAAGGAAAGATCGCTGCTCTGTTTAACCTCCCTGTTGATGTTGATTTCCCTCTGACTTACTCTGATGAAGATGCCGATGTCGTGGCTCTGGTCGATGACAATGACTTGTCTGATGTCACGAACCAGCGCCTCAAGTTTTTGAAGATTCATGTGCAGTCCAACACTAGCTCTATTGCTCCAGAGAGTGGTGGGAGTCCGACAGCTTCGGCCATGCCTAATAGCCTTAACCCTGTTTCCAAAATCCGGAAGGGTATCAATGATGTTCTGACGGCTGTACCTAACCCCACGCGTGAAACCGTATCCAAGGTGTATATTGACCTTGCATCTAAAGCGGTATCTTCTAGCCCTGTTGTTGGTGAGCTCTTTGATTGCATCTCCAAGCTAGGGAAACTCTCTGGTCCTCAGGAAGGTGGTCTACTCTCACCTGTTGTTATTCCCCGTTGTTCCCTGAGCAGGGAGGTTCCTTCCTTTGGCGAAAAGAAGGATATCTCCCAAACCGGGAAAAAACCTGCTGATCTGAATGAACCAACCTGCTTTGCTGTTTCAAAGACTTCTGGTCCTGTACCAATCTCCTCTGGACTGGGTGCTAGTTTCAACGAGTGTCCCTTCAGTGGTAGTAAAGTGAATGAATCAAGTCCAAATCCTGCGAACTTCAAAAAGCATGCCCGGCGTGTCTGTCACTCGAAAAAGAGCAGCAGTGGTGATTACTGGACCTCACTGGGTATCTTCCATAAAGGCATCCGCTGTGATGGATGTGGGGTTCTTCCAATAACCGGGCCTAGGTTTAAGTCTAAAGT CAAAGAAGACTATGATCTTTGCACCATCTGCTTTTCGGTGATGGGTAACGAAGGGGATTACACAAGGATGGATAAGCCAGACTCAGTTCAACATTCGCATCCCTTTAGAGGACAACTTACCCCA ATATCGAACCCGTGGGTGGGCCATGTGCCGCAACCACAACATGGAGGTTTACACTTCAGGTGCACTCGGCCTAAACTCGACAGTCGCTTTGTGCTTGATGTGAATGTACTTGATGGAACAGTTTTTGCTCCTACTGCTCAATTCACCAAGGTTTGGAAAATGAGGAACAATGGCTCGCTGGTGTGGCCGCATGGCACACGAATAGTCTGGATCGGTGGGGACAAACTCAGCAGCTCATTGTCAGTTGATTTACAG ATTCCAGTAGAGGGTTCGCCAATCGACAGTGAGCTTGACGTGAAAGTTGATTTTGTTGCACCAGAGTTACCTGGTCGATACATTTCTTATTGGAGGATGGCTTCCTCTAGTGGAGCTAAGTTTGGGCAACGTGTTTGGGTGTTGATACAT GTTGATGCATCCTTGAAGGGTTCTGTTGTGAATGAGTTTCAAGGACTGAACTTGAATGTCTCCCCTGATGAAGAATCTACAGGGATCAATGTGAATCACGAGCCAGCTCAAGCTGGCAGCTCCAGTGTTAACCCTGGGGCAGTGGAAGGTGCTGATCAAGAAGGAGAAGCAGCTGGATCGCAAATCCCAGAAAAAGATGACCTGCCGGTTGGGGAAGAAGTTGAGCCTGCTGATACTCTTACACCATCTTCATCTTCGTCATCATTCAACATGATCGAGTTCCCAAACATGCCTGCTGTTGAGGCCttgggtggtggtggtggttcgtCATCTACAAAGGACATCCCTGTTGATCTTCAAAAGGATATTGAGGAGAACGACATGGAGATGGCCATGCTCAAGGAGCTGGAGGAAATGGGATTCAAAGAGATGGTTTTGAACAAGGAGGTCTTAAGGGAAAACGAGTACAACTTGGAGCAGTCTGTTGACGCTCTTTGTGGAGTTAGTGAGTGGGATCCTATCCTAGAGGAGCTTCAGGAAATG GGTTTCTGTGATGATGTGACGAACAAGAAGCTGCTGAAGAAGAATAATGGAAGCATTAAAGGCGTAGTGATGGACCTCCTTACTGGAGAGAAGGAGGCTTAA